One Eubalaena glacialis isolate mEubGla1 chromosome 11, mEubGla1.1.hap2.+ XY, whole genome shotgun sequence DNA segment encodes these proteins:
- the LOC133100718 gene encoding protein lin-7 homolog A-like → MHETITVNGCPEFRARATAKATVAAFAASEGHSHPRVVELPKTDEGLGFNVMGGKEQNSPIYISRIIPGGVAERHGGLKRGDQLLSVNGVSVEGEHHEKAVELLKAAKDSVKLVVRYTPKVLEEMEACFEKLRTARRRQQQQLLIQQQQQQRQQQTQQNHMS, encoded by the exons ATGCATGAAACGATAACTGTTAATGGCTGTCCTGAATTCCGTGCCAGGGCCACAGCAAAG GCAACAGTTGCAGCTTTTGCAGCTAGTGAAGGCCACTCCCACCCTCGGGTAGTCGAGCTGCCAAAAACAGATGAAGGCCTTGGTTTTAATGTGATGGGAGGAAAGGAGCAAAATTCCCCCATTTATATCTCTCGCATCATTCCTGGAGGGGTGGCCGAAAGACACGGAGGCCTCAAGCGAGGAGACCAGCTACTATCAGTGAATGGAGTGAGTGTGGAAGGAGAACACCATGAGAAAGCTGTGGAACTACTCAAGGCTGCTAAGGACAGCGTCAAGCTGGTGGTCCGATACACCCCGAAAGTCTTGGAAGAAATGGAGGCTTGCTTTGAAAAGCTACGGACAGCCCGGCGTCGGCAGCAGCAACAACTGCTAAttcaacaacagcaacagcagcgGCAGCAACAAACACAGCAAAACCACATGTCATAG